In Lutra lutra chromosome 6, mLutLut1.2, whole genome shotgun sequence, the following are encoded in one genomic region:
- the LOC125101889 gene encoding olfactory receptor 2H2-like yields MITICNDSHSDFILLGFSEKPHLEKILFWVVLIFYCLTVAGNIIIILVSSKDPKLHIPMYFFLCNLSLLDLCFTSSCVPQMLVNFWGPKKTISYIGCAIQLYVFLWLGATECVLLVVMAVDRYVAVCHPLQYTAIMHPKLCLELAILAWGTGLVQSLVQSPATLQLPFCSHHKVDDIVCEVPALIQASGADTTYNEIQMSIASIILLVVPLVVILSSYGAVAKAVLKIKSTAGQKKAFSTCISHILVVSLFYGTVTAVYLQPKNRYAQEQDKFLTLFYTVASPSLNPLIYTLRNKEVKGALIRLGRRTWDSQNN; encoded by the coding sequence ATGATCACAATTTGCAATGACAGCCACAGTGATTTCATCCTCCTGGGCTTTTCTGAGAAGCCACATTTGGAGAAGATACTTTTCTGGGTTGTTCTGATCTTTTATTGTTTGACTGTTGCAGGAAATATAATCATAATTCTTGTTTCCTCAAAGGATCCTAAACTCCACATccccatgtatttctttctttgcaaCCTTTCCCTGCTAGATCTCTGTTTCACCAGCAGCTGCGTTCCACAGATGTTAGTTAATTTCTGGGGTCCAAAGAAGACCATCAGCTACATTGGCTGTGCCATTCAACTctatgtctttttatggcttgggGCCACTGAATGTGTCCTTCTTGTGGTCATGGCTGTGGACCGCTATGTGGCAGTGTGTCATCCACTGCAATATACTGCTATCATGCACCCCAAACTCTGCCTGGAGCTGGCCATCCTTGCATGGGGGACTGGCCTAGTCCAGTCTCTGGTCCAGTCTCCCGCCACCCTCCAGTTGCCCTTCTGTTCCCATCACAAGGTGGATGACATTGTGTGTGAAGTCCCAGCCCTGATTCAGGCCTCTGGTGCAGACACCACCTACAATGAAATCCAGATGTCCATAGCCAGTATCATTCTCCTGGTGGTACCCCTAGTGGTCATTCTTTCCTCATATGGGGCTGTTGCTAAGGCTGTGCTGAAAATAAAGTCAACTGCAGGGCAGAAGAAAGCATTCAGCACCTGCATTTCTCACATTCTTGTGGTATCCCTCTTCTATGGCACGGTCACAGCTGTTTACCTCCAACCCAAGAACCGCTATGCTCAGGAACAGGACAAGTTCCTCACCCTTTTCTACACTGTTGCAAGCCCATCCCTTAATCCACTCATCTACACCTTAAGGAACAAGGAGGTCAAGGGGGCGCTAAtaaggctggggaggaggaccTGGGATTCCCAGAATAACTGA
- the LOC125101896 gene encoding putative olfactory receptor 2B3, with protein sequence MNWANESSSREFILLGFSDKPWLQMPLFLLLLISYTITIFGNVSIMIVCILDPKLHTPMYFFLTNLSILDLCYTTSTVPHMLINICRNKKTISYGGCVAQLIIFLALGATECLLLAVMSFDRYMAVCRPLHYVVIMNHWFCLRVVVFSWLTGFSNSVLQSSLTLNMPRCGHKEVDHFFCEVPALLKLSCADTKRIEAELFFFSVLILLIPVTLILISYGFIAHAVLRIRSAEGRQKAFGTCGSHMVVVSLFFGTGIYIYLQPPSSTSKDWGKMVSLFYGIITPMLNPLIYSLRNKDMKEAFKRRVIPRIFFYKK encoded by the exons ATGAACTGGGCTAACGAGAGTTCCTCAAGAGAATTTATACTACTTGGCTTCTCAGACAAGCCCTGGCTACAAATGCCTCTGTTTTTGCTCCTATTAATATCATACACAATCACCATCTTTGGCAATGTGTCCATAATGATAGTGTGCATTCTGGATCCCAAACTTCACACACCCATGTATTTCTTTCTCACTAATCTCTCCATCTTAGATCTGTGCTATACCACAAGCACAGTCCCTCATATGTTGATAAATATTTGTCGCAACAAAAAGACCATCAGCTATGGTGGCTGTGTGGCCCAGCTCATTATCTTCCTGGCCCTGGGTGCTACTGAGTGTCTCCTCCTGGCTGTCATGTCCTTTGACAGATATATGGCAGTCTGCAGACCCCTGCACTATGTAGTCATTATGAATCATTGGTTCTGCTTAAGGGTGGTAGTCTTCTCGTGGCTCACTGGCTTCAGTAACTCAGTGTTGCAGTCTTCCTTGACCCTTAACATGCCACGCTGTGGTCACAAAGAAGTGGATCACTTTTTCTGTGAGGTGCCTGCCCTTCTCAAGTTGTCGTGTGCTGACACAAAGCGTATTGAGGCTGAACTCTTTTTCTTTAGTGTATTGATTCTGCTAATTCCAGTGACATTGATCCTCATTTCCTATGGCTTCATAGCTCATGCAGTATTGAGAATCAGGTCAGCAGAAGGACGACAAAAAGCTTTTGGGACATGTGGGTCCCATATGGTAGTGGTgtctctattttttggaacaggtaTATACATTTACCTACAACCACCTTCATCCACCTCTAAGGACTGGGGAAAGATGGTTTCCCTCTTCTATGGGATCATCACACCCATGTTGAATCCCCTCATCTACAGCCTTAGAAATAAAGATATGAAGGAGGCCTTCAAGAGG agggtgatCCCAAGAATCTTTTTCTACAAGAAATAA